One window of the Chitinophaga niabensis genome contains the following:
- a CDS encoding ABC transporter ATP-binding protein: MQPIVVENIHKSFGDIKALQNISFTVEEGELFGLIGPDGAGKSTLFRILATLLLADKGTATVNGSDVVKDYRTIRSQVGYMPGRFSLYQDLTIEENLNFFATIFNTTVEENYDLIKEIYEQIEPFKKRPAGKLSGGMKQKLALCCALVHKPKVLFLDEPTTGVDPVSRKEFWEMLQRLKTKGIPILVSTPYMDEAILCDRVALMQKGEIMMINTPAAIVGDFGKKIWAARADNMYHLIKDIRAYEGADSCYAFGEYLHVTLHTDVEQLKAYLANKHKGLVITPAKAGIEDAFMQLMQEQNEAV; encoded by the coding sequence ATGCAACCTATAGTTGTAGAAAATATCCATAAAAGCTTTGGGGATATTAAGGCCCTGCAGAACATTTCTTTCACGGTGGAAGAAGGAGAACTGTTTGGGCTGATCGGGCCGGATGGTGCCGGAAAATCCACCCTGTTCAGGATCCTGGCTACGCTATTGCTGGCTGATAAAGGTACGGCAACCGTGAACGGATCGGATGTGGTGAAAGATTACAGGACCATCCGCTCACAGGTAGGTTATATGCCCGGCAGGTTTTCCCTCTACCAGGACCTTACCATCGAAGAAAACCTCAACTTCTTTGCCACCATCTTCAACACTACGGTGGAAGAGAACTATGATCTCATTAAAGAGATCTACGAGCAGATAGAACCTTTTAAAAAGCGCCCTGCAGGCAAACTCTCCGGCGGTATGAAACAGAAGCTGGCACTCTGCTGCGCACTTGTGCATAAACCAAAGGTATTGTTCCTCGATGAACCTACTACCGGTGTAGACCCTGTGTCCCGCAAAGAGTTCTGGGAAATGCTGCAGCGTTTGAAAACAAAAGGTATCCCCATCCTGGTATCCACCCCCTACATGGATGAAGCCATTTTATGTGACAGGGTAGCGCTGATGCAGAAAGGAGAGATCATGATGATCAATACACCGGCTGCTATCGTAGGCGACTTCGGTAAAAAGATCTGGGCCGCGCGGGCGGACAATATGTACCACCTCATAAAGGATATCCGCGCTTACGAAGGAGCAGACAGCTGTTATGCATTTGGCGAATACCTGCACGTAACGCTGCACACGGATGTGGAACAATTAAAAGCTTACCTGGCAAACAAACACAAAGGCCTTGTTATCACCCCCGCAAAAGCAGGTATCGAGGATGCCTTTATGCAACTGATGCAGGAACAAAACGAAGCGGTATGA
- a CDS encoding ABC transporter ATP-binding protein, with protein MNNYAIVTKDLTKRFGDFIATNAITFEVAQGEIFGFLGANGAGKTTAMRMLCGLLKPSSGEAKVAGFDVYTQTEKVKQSIGYMSQKFSLYEDLTVKENIRFYGGIYGLSNQQIKTKTHGLLQQLNLEKEAGHLVSSLPLGWKQKLSFSIAVLHDPSIVFLDEPTGGVDPITRRQFWDLIYEAADRGVTIFVTTHYMDEAEYCNRISIMVDGKIKALDTPQKLKEQFNAASMNDVFLQLARAKS; from the coding sequence ATGAATAACTATGCGATCGTAACCAAAGATCTCACCAAACGTTTTGGAGATTTCATTGCTACCAATGCCATCACGTTTGAAGTAGCACAGGGCGAAATATTCGGCTTCCTGGGAGCTAATGGCGCGGGTAAAACCACCGCTATGCGCATGCTCTGCGGATTACTGAAACCCAGCAGCGGAGAAGCGAAGGTGGCGGGCTTTGATGTATACACACAAACGGAGAAGGTGAAACAAAGTATTGGTTACATGAGCCAGAAGTTCTCTTTGTACGAGGACCTGACCGTGAAAGAGAATATCCGTTTCTATGGTGGCATTTACGGCCTGAGTAATCAGCAGATCAAAACCAAAACACATGGCTTGCTGCAACAGCTCAACCTGGAAAAAGAAGCCGGTCATTTAGTGAGTTCCCTTCCCTTAGGCTGGAAGCAAAAGCTCTCCTTTTCCATTGCTGTGCTCCATGATCCTTCCATCGTGTTCCTGGATGAACCAACGGGTGGGGTAGACCCCATCACCCGCCGCCAGTTCTGGGACCTGATCTATGAAGCGGCGGACAGGGGTGTGACCATCTTTGTAACCACGCACTATATGGACGAAGCGGAATATTGTAACCGCATTTCCATTATGGTGGATGGAAAGATCAAAGCACTGGATACACCGCAAAAGCTGAAAGAGCAATTCAACGCAGCTTCCATGAATGATGTATTCCTGCAATTAGCCAGGGCTAAATCTTAA
- a CDS encoding ABC transporter permease produces the protein MRQFIVFVRKEFYHIFRDKRTLLILFGMPVILIVLFGFAITNEIHHVQIAVLDNARDTYSQQMIHKMTSSGYFTVRQNLRSADEIEPAFHKGDIKLVVVIPDHFGDKFYHQKKAPVQLLADASDPNTATTVINYATVIIAQYQQELTGRIELPLTINTEVRMEYNPSLKSVFLFVPGVMTLILMLVSAMMTSITITREKELGTMEILLVSPLRPVLIIAGKVVPYIVLSFIIACIILVMGFFIFGMPIKGNLLLLLGECGLFGLTALSLGILISSITNSQQTAMMISMMGLLLPTILLSGFVFPVESMPRPLQIISNIIPAKWFIIILKDVMLKGAGLRQIFLPTVILGGMTLFFLVLSVRNFKTRLS, from the coding sequence ATGCGCCAGTTCATCGTATTTGTACGAAAAGAGTTCTACCATATTTTCCGCGACAAGCGCACGCTGCTGATCCTCTTCGGCATGCCTGTTATTTTGATCGTGTTGTTTGGTTTTGCCATCACCAATGAGATCCATCATGTACAGATAGCTGTGCTGGATAATGCCCGCGATACCTACAGCCAGCAGATGATACATAAGATGACCTCCTCCGGTTATTTTACAGTGAGGCAGAACCTGCGGTCTGCAGACGAGATAGAACCTGCTTTTCATAAAGGGGATATTAAACTGGTGGTAGTGATCCCTGACCATTTTGGTGATAAGTTCTATCATCAGAAAAAAGCACCGGTGCAATTACTGGCGGATGCCTCTGATCCCAATACGGCCACCACCGTTATCAATTATGCTACTGTTATTATCGCACAATACCAGCAGGAGTTAACGGGCAGGATTGAATTACCGCTGACCATTAATACGGAAGTGCGGATGGAATACAATCCTTCCCTGAAAAGCGTGTTCCTCTTTGTTCCCGGTGTAATGACGCTCATCCTGATGTTAGTGTCTGCCATGATGACCTCCATCACCATTACAAGAGAAAAGGAGTTAGGCACCATGGAAATATTACTGGTATCTCCCTTGCGGCCTGTTCTCATCATTGCAGGTAAAGTAGTGCCTTATATAGTGCTATCCTTTATAATAGCGTGTATTATATTAGTGATGGGCTTCTTTATCTTTGGCATGCCCATCAAGGGAAATCTTTTGTTATTGTTGGGAGAATGCGGTCTGTTCGGGCTTACAGCACTTTCACTGGGCATCCTTATTTCCAGTATCACCAATTCTCAGCAAACGGCTATGATGATCTCCATGATGGGCCTGTTATTGCCAACCATCCTCTTATCCGGGTTTGTATTCCCGGTTGAAAGTATGCCCCGGCCATTACAGATCATTTCGAACATCATACCCGCAAAATGGTTCATCATTATTCTCAAAGATGTGATGCTCAAAGGTGCAGGGCTTCGGCAGATCTTCCTGCCTACCGTGATCCTCGGTGGAATGACTTTATTCTTCCTTGTATTAAGTGTTCGGAACTTTAAAACCAGGTTAAGCTGA
- a CDS encoding ABC transporter permease, protein MRTIFFILQKEFLQIFRNRAMLPIIFVVPVVQLLILSFAANYEIKNLSVDIVDQDNSTWSRQLRDKLLSSGYFSLNRQTFNPKEAYEDLEANKADLVLTIPRHFERDLVREDEVKVQMLVNAINGSKAGLANGYAASIINSFNRQIRLDWLAMDEDNSPEHIAVSSRYWYNPDMNYKFFMVPGILVVLVTLIGAFLSGMNIVKEKEMGTIEQLNVTPIRKHHFIIGKLLPFWIIALFELSFGLIVGKLVFNIPMVGSIGYVFLFAAIYLVVMLGMGLLVSTFTETQQQSMFITWFFMIIFILMSGLFTPIESMPGWAQQLTLANPIAYFVKVIRMVMLKGSGWADIRYYLGMMLVFAVVINSIAVWNYRKTV, encoded by the coding sequence ATGCGCACGATATTCTTTATACTACAGAAGGAATTCCTTCAGATCTTCCGCAACCGTGCCATGTTGCCGATCATCTTTGTGGTGCCGGTGGTACAGTTACTGATCCTTTCCTTTGCGGCGAATTACGAGATCAAAAATTTATCTGTTGATATCGTAGACCAGGATAACTCCACCTGGAGCCGCCAGTTGCGGGATAAATTGCTCTCTTCAGGTTACTTCTCTCTCAACAGGCAAACATTCAATCCAAAAGAAGCCTACGAAGACCTGGAAGCTAACAAAGCAGACCTGGTGCTCACTATCCCCCGGCATTTTGAGCGGGACCTTGTGCGGGAAGATGAAGTGAAAGTACAAATGCTGGTGAATGCCATCAACGGAAGCAAGGCAGGCCTCGCCAACGGTTATGCCGCCAGTATCATCAACAGCTTCAACCGGCAGATCAGGCTGGATTGGCTGGCGATGGATGAAGACAATTCCCCGGAGCATATAGCAGTTTCTTCCCGCTATTGGTATAACCCTGATATGAATTACAAGTTCTTTATGGTGCCGGGTATACTGGTAGTATTGGTAACACTGATCGGCGCATTTTTATCAGGGATGAACATTGTGAAGGAAAAAGAGATGGGCACAATTGAGCAGCTGAATGTAACGCCTATCCGTAAACATCACTTCATCATCGGCAAACTGTTACCATTCTGGATCATTGCTTTGTTTGAACTAAGCTTTGGCCTTATAGTAGGGAAGCTGGTGTTCAACATACCTATGGTGGGGAGTATCGGGTATGTGTTCCTGTTTGCGGCTATTTACCTGGTGGTAATGCTGGGAATGGGACTGCTTGTGTCCACCTTTACGGAAACGCAGCAGCAGTCCATGTTCATCACCTGGTTCTTTATGATCATTTTTATCCTCATGAGTGGATTGTTCACGCCCATAGAAAGTATGCCGGGCTGGGCGCAGCAGCTCACGCTGGCAAACCCCATAGCTTATTTTGTAAAGGTGATACGGATGGTGATGCTGAAAGGCAGCGGCTGGGCGGATATCCGGTATTACCTTGGAATGATGCTGGTGTTTGCGGTAGTGATCAACAGCATTGCTGTATGGAATTACCGTAAAACAGTTTAG
- a CDS encoding PLP-dependent aminotransferase family protein, whose amino-acid sequence MEHLYMQVAERIQTMIEKEVIRIGDKLPSVRSLSKEQGISMSTVFQAYYHLESKGFIEPRPKSGYYVKFSPRRMPEMPKICRPVKKAAEVNVSDMITEVFYHLSDDDVLRFSLAAPPEELLPAAKLGKSLIQAMRDLPAGGVNYENLQGNVNLRRQIARMSLQWNGNVTEDDIVTTTGCMDALTLCLSATTQPGDVIALESPAYCGTFQLAESLGLKVLEIPTNPVCGVDLEYLDKAIPKFKIKACVFVTNFNNPLGAVMPDKNKRELVKLMNKYDIPLIEDDIYADLYFGKLRPSSCKQYDRNGNVLLCNSFSKSLAPGYRVGWTMPGKYKDKVLRLKLNHSVSSATLPQAAIAHFLENGRYEHHLRNLRKQIHTQCLRYQQAIADYFPEDTCVTRPQGGYVLWLELNQSINTFEMYELAMKRKVSFAPGRIFSLQDRYNNCLRISHARPWSKQVEDGLKTIGKLAHQMMM is encoded by the coding sequence ATGGAACATTTATATATGCAGGTGGCTGAACGCATTCAGACGATGATAGAAAAAGAAGTGATCAGGATAGGCGACAAACTTCCCTCCGTAAGGTCGCTGAGTAAAGAACAGGGCATCAGTATGAGTACCGTGTTCCAGGCATATTATCACTTGGAGAGCAAGGGGTTCATAGAACCAAGGCCTAAATCCGGCTATTACGTGAAGTTCTCCCCACGCCGTATGCCTGAAATGCCCAAGATCTGCCGGCCTGTTAAAAAAGCCGCGGAAGTGAATGTGAGTGATATGATCACAGAAGTGTTCTATCACCTTTCCGACGATGATGTACTGCGCTTTTCCCTGGCTGCTCCGCCGGAAGAACTGCTGCCTGCCGCCAAACTCGGCAAATCCCTCATCCAGGCGATGCGGGACCTCCCCGCCGGTGGGGTGAACTACGAGAACCTGCAGGGAAATGTGAACCTCAGGCGGCAAATTGCCCGTATGAGCCTGCAATGGAACGGGAATGTCACGGAAGATGACATAGTGACCACAACGGGCTGTATGGACGCTTTAACACTCTGCCTCTCCGCCACCACCCAACCCGGTGATGTAATTGCCCTTGAAAGCCCTGCTTACTGCGGCACCTTTCAGCTGGCAGAAAGCCTGGGGCTGAAAGTACTGGAAATACCCACCAACCCGGTTTGCGGGGTGGACCTTGAATATCTTGATAAAGCCATTCCCAAGTTTAAGATCAAAGCCTGCGTGTTTGTAACCAACTTCAATAATCCCTTAGGTGCAGTAATGCCGGATAAAAACAAAAGGGAACTGGTGAAACTCATGAACAAATACGACATCCCCCTGATAGAAGACGATATCTATGCCGATCTCTACTTCGGCAAACTCAGGCCTTCCAGCTGCAAGCAATACGACCGTAACGGCAATGTGCTGCTCTGCAATTCCTTCTCCAAATCCCTCGCACCGGGATACCGTGTTGGCTGGACCATGCCGGGGAAATACAAAGACAAAGTATTACGCCTTAAACTCAACCACTCCGTATCCAGCGCTACACTGCCACAGGCGGCTATTGCACATTTCCTGGAGAACGGGCGGTACGAGCATCACCTGCGCAACCTCCGCAAACAGATCCATACCCAATGCCTGCGTTACCAGCAGGCCATTGCAGATTACTTTCCGGAAGACACCTGCGTTACACGCCCGCAGGGTGGTTATGTGTTATGGCTGGAATTGAACCAGTCCATCAACACCTTTGAAATGTATGAACTGGCCATGAAGCGCAAAGTAAGTTTTGCACCTGGCAGGATCTTCTCGCTGCAGGACCGTTATAACAACTGCCTGCGCATCAGCCATGCCAGGCCCTGGAGCAAACAGGTGGAAGACGGTTTAAAAACAATCGGGAAACTGGCGCACCAGATGATGATGTAA
- a CDS encoding DinB family protein → MLQIPIATDTRLRTQHLALEDITGEVAQDVLEERVREGKWTALENAAHLVAFQLVFKARIQKMLNEDDPTFAAYSGDTDPVFLSYCKLSNAELLSIYRKERTELIRLVDSIDPEDLSRTGKHMKYGVFNIPGWLEMFLLHEAHHLFTIIQLIHTPGK, encoded by the coding sequence ATGCTACAAATTCCAATTGCCACTGATACACGTTTACGCACACAACATTTAGCGCTGGAAGACATAACAGGAGAAGTTGCACAGGATGTGCTGGAGGAAAGGGTGAGGGAAGGCAAGTGGACGGCTCTTGAAAATGCCGCACACCTCGTGGCTTTTCAGCTGGTGTTCAAGGCTCGTATCCAGAAAATGCTGAATGAAGATGATCCCACTTTTGCTGCTTATTCAGGGGATACTGATCCGGTTTTCCTTTCCTATTGCAAACTCAGCAATGCAGAACTGCTGTCTATTTACCGTAAAGAACGCACAGAACTGATCCGTTTGGTGGACAGCATTGACCCTGAAGACCTGTCACGCACCGGCAAACACATGAAGTACGGTGTGTTCAATATCCCGGGCTGGCTGGAAATGTTCCTGCTGCATGAAGCGCATCACTTATTCACTATTATTCAGTTGATCCATACACCCGGTAAATGA
- a CDS encoding DNA-3-methyladenine glycosylase family protein: MIVVPITDYPHFSFAECLLFLNRSPRECLHQVREQSVYKLLAPEGKPVLLKISEDPAQQALVVEVLQGEVNESSSAYIRDFLNKWMHLDGNMDEFYAFAAKDALLAPLISAFKGLRLIGIPDLFEAITWTITGQQINLSFAYTLKQRLVQTFGYTLDSYYLYPHPAVIASLQPEDLTVMQFSRTKAEGIIRVAKLMAAGELTEEILKQMPYEQARETLVSIKGIGNWSANYVLMKFAQHPQALPLEDAGLHNALRHQLNLAAKPALPEVKALTQHWQNHAAYATFYCWRSLYHG; encoded by the coding sequence ATGATTGTTGTACCGATAACAGATTATCCGCATTTCAGCTTTGCAGAATGCCTCCTGTTCTTAAACCGTTCACCACGTGAATGTTTACACCAGGTAAGGGAGCAAAGTGTATATAAACTACTGGCGCCGGAAGGGAAGCCCGTGCTGCTGAAGATCAGTGAAGATCCTGCACAGCAGGCGCTGGTGGTAGAAGTATTACAGGGAGAAGTGAATGAAAGCAGCAGTGCTTACATCCGCGATTTCCTCAATAAATGGATGCACCTGGATGGCAACATGGATGAGTTTTATGCCTTCGCTGCAAAGGATGCATTACTTGCACCGCTGATCAGCGCATTCAAAGGCCTGCGCCTCATTGGTATTCCTGATCTCTTTGAAGCCATCACCTGGACCATCACCGGCCAGCAGATCAATCTTTCTTTTGCATATACGCTGAAACAAAGGCTGGTGCAAACTTTCGGATATACGCTGGATAGTTATTATCTCTATCCGCACCCTGCTGTAATAGCTTCCCTGCAGCCGGAAGACCTCACCGTGATGCAGTTCTCCCGTACCAAAGCAGAAGGCATTATCCGCGTAGCAAAGCTAATGGCAGCAGGTGAACTCACAGAAGAGATCCTGAAACAAATGCCTTATGAACAGGCGCGTGAAACATTAGTATCTATTAAGGGGATAGGCAACTGGAGCGCCAATTATGTACTGATGAAATTCGCGCAACATCCGCAGGCATTACCTTTGGAAGATGCAGGTTTACATAATGCATTACGCCATCAGCTGAACTTAGCGGCAAAACCTGCTTTACCCGAAGTAAAAGCATTAACACAACACTGGCAAAATCATGCGGCTTATGCAACCTTCTACTGCTGGCGCTCCCTCTATCATGGATGA
- a CDS encoding methylated-DNA--[protein]-cysteine S-methyltransferase — protein MQPSTAGAPSIMDEHLIYMDSPVGLLAIRGTAEYISAVSFIDGEKKDVATDNPPALLLTCVQQLQEYFRKEREVFELPVKQTGTDFQQTVWHYLTTIPYGHTITYLALAKRVGNVKSIRAVGTTNGKNQLAIVVPCHRVIGSGGVLTGYAGGLRRKQWLLDHERGGMLF, from the coding sequence ATGCAACCTTCTACTGCTGGCGCTCCCTCTATCATGGATGAGCACCTGATCTATATGGATTCTCCCGTAGGCCTGCTGGCTATCCGCGGAACCGCGGAATATATCAGCGCCGTTTCGTTTATTGATGGAGAAAAGAAAGATGTTGCAACAGACAACCCGCCTGCATTACTGCTTACCTGTGTGCAGCAATTACAGGAGTATTTCAGGAAAGAAAGAGAAGTGTTTGAGCTGCCTGTAAAGCAGACTGGTACAGACTTTCAGCAAACAGTATGGCATTACCTCACTACTATCCCTTACGGACATACCATCACTTACCTGGCACTCGCCAAACGCGTAGGAAATGTAAAAAGTATCAGAGCAGTTGGAACTACCAATGGTAAAAATCAGTTGGCCATTGTAGTGCCCTGCCACCGTGTAATAGGCAGCGGTGGTGTTCTAACCGGCTATGCTGGCGGATTAAGGCGGAAGCAGTGGTTGCTGGACCATGAACGCGGAGGTATGTTGTTCTGA
- a CDS encoding pyridoxal phosphate-dependent decarboxylase family protein, translating into MNATFRQDLAEINELLTQTAGYASDFLQQMNELPVSGMLPAFPASLLPEKGIGTAAALELFDNKYGDHLTGNAGPRYFGFVTGGVTPAALAGDWLAGTFDMNPGDKTAVSYNIESETLNLLKQLFNIPEDFLGCFVSGATMSNFTALATARQWLGIQQGVDVGEEGAAALKEVTILSGTPHSSIAKALSMLGLGRNALVKLPVLAEREAVDVNALKAWIAAHPAQPFIYVANAGTVNTVDFDDIAAIVALKKEHHFWLHIDAAFGGFAAVSPRYKHLLKGWEGADSITIDAHKWLNVPYDSAMVFTRHPLLQLSVFQNAGAAYLGDPEANFNYINYAPENSRRLRSLPAWFSLKAYGAEGYRDMVETNIRLAQQLGERLAKSERFHLLAPVRLCVVCFTLNHSQRMLQEHVNLFLQKLVKRGVVYVTPTNYKGTPAIRAALVNWRTTDQDIDKVVAELETVAAEIADLSAIVDNN; encoded by the coding sequence ATGAATGCAACTTTCCGCCAGGACCTCGCAGAAATAAACGAACTCTTAACGCAAACGGCAGGGTATGCTTCTGATTTTTTACAGCAGATGAATGAGTTGCCCGTCAGTGGTATGCTGCCTGCATTCCCGGCGTCTTTACTTCCGGAGAAAGGTATCGGTACTGCAGCAGCATTGGAGCTGTTTGACAATAAGTATGGAGATCATCTGACAGGCAATGCAGGGCCGCGTTATTTCGGCTTTGTAACGGGTGGTGTTACGCCTGCAGCACTGGCAGGAGACTGGCTGGCGGGTACATTTGATATGAACCCCGGAGACAAAACAGCCGTTTCTTACAACATTGAATCAGAAACACTGAACCTGCTGAAACAATTATTCAATATACCGGAAGATTTCCTGGGATGTTTTGTGAGTGGTGCTACCATGTCCAACTTCACAGCACTGGCCACTGCGCGGCAATGGCTGGGTATTCAGCAAGGGGTAGATGTAGGAGAGGAAGGAGCAGCAGCGTTAAAAGAGGTGACTATCCTCAGCGGAACACCACATTCCAGCATTGCCAAAGCACTCAGTATGCTGGGCCTTGGCCGCAATGCACTCGTAAAATTACCGGTATTGGCTGAACGCGAAGCAGTAGATGTGAATGCCCTGAAAGCGTGGATAGCAGCACATCCTGCACAGCCTTTCATTTACGTGGCCAACGCAGGTACCGTGAATACGGTAGACTTCGATGATATCGCCGCCATCGTTGCTTTAAAGAAAGAACATCATTTCTGGTTACATATAGATGCGGCATTCGGTGGCTTTGCTGCTGTAAGCCCACGTTACAAACACTTGTTGAAGGGCTGGGAAGGCGCGGACAGTATTACGATTGATGCCCACAAGTGGCTGAACGTACCATACGATTCCGCAATGGTTTTCACCCGGCATCCATTGTTACAGTTATCCGTATTCCAGAATGCGGGCGCCGCTTATCTCGGCGACCCCGAAGCGAATTTTAATTACATTAATTATGCCCCGGAGAACTCACGACGATTGCGCTCGCTTCCAGCGTGGTTCTCTTTGAAAGCATATGGGGCCGAAGGTTACAGAGATATGGTAGAAACCAATATCCGCCTCGCCCAGCAATTAGGAGAGCGACTCGCTAAGAGTGAGCGCTTTCACTTGCTGGCACCTGTGCGGTTGTGCGTTGTCTGCTTTACACTGAACCATTCGCAGCGAATGTTACAGGAACATGTGAACCTCTTTCTGCAAAAACTTGTCAAGCGGGGCGTGGTGTATGTTACGCCAACCAATTACAAGGGAACACCTGCTATCAGGGCAGCTCTCGTGAACTGGCGCACCACGGATCAGGATATCGACAAAGTTGTGGCAGAACTGGAAACTGTAGCCGCTGAAATAGCTGATTTATCTGCCATCGTAGATAATAATTGA
- a CDS encoding EamA family transporter, giving the protein MKKSNTSAYLALIIVSFFWGTTYLASRIGVQHMHGIMLAGLRQTAAGVILVGFFMLRGYKLPELPILSRLFVIGVLMLCGSNGLMTWAMQYIPSGMGAIIAATVPIWITVFSYFLVQKTKISVQLVLGMVIGMIGIGGIFYDHLKELMNPEYRLGVILIVVACVFWALGSVLTAKWALGVNYLYGAGFQMLFSGLVMLLIAVVTGQHLQSSSFTGELWGSLLYLIFIGSLLGYSAYVFALNNLPPSLVSIYAYVNPIVAVVLGWLILSEKLNWMIGASCLVTLLGVYLVNNAFNKNKSYERSK; this is encoded by the coding sequence ATGAAGAAGTCAAATACAAGCGCCTACCTGGCGTTGATCATAGTTAGTTTTTTCTGGGGAACCACTTACCTGGCATCGCGCATTGGTGTACAGCACATGCATGGTATTATGCTGGCAGGCCTGCGGCAAACTGCGGCTGGTGTTATACTGGTTGGTTTCTTTATGTTAAGAGGATATAAGTTACCGGAACTGCCTATCCTCTCCAGGCTGTTTGTAATAGGGGTGCTGATGTTGTGCGGCAGTAACGGGCTCATGACCTGGGCCATGCAATACATTCCCAGCGGAATGGGCGCTATCATAGCCGCCACCGTTCCCATATGGATCACCGTCTTCAGTTACTTCCTGGTACAAAAAACAAAGATCTCCGTTCAGCTGGTTTTAGGGATGGTGATAGGTATGATCGGCATCGGTGGTATCTTTTACGATCATCTCAAAGAACTGATGAACCCGGAATACCGTTTAGGCGTGATCCTCATTGTAGTGGCCTGTGTATTCTGGGCACTGGGTTCCGTGCTCACGGCCAAATGGGCGCTGGGAGTGAATTACCTGTATGGCGCAGGGTTCCAGATGTTATTCAGCGGATTGGTGATGTTGCTGATAGCTGTAGTTACAGGGCAGCATCTGCAATCTTCCAGTTTCACAGGTGAGCTATGGGGAAGTTTATTATACCTCATTTTTATAGGATCTTTATTAGGGTATTCCGCTTACGTTTTTGCACTTAACAATCTGCCGCCTTCACTTGTTTCCATTTATGCGTACGTGAACCCCATTGTGGCGGTGGTACTGGGCTGGCTCATCCTGAGTGAAAAGCTCAACTGGATGATCGGTGCATCCTGCCTGGTTACCCTGTTAGGTGTATATCTCGTGAACAATGCCTTTAACAAGAACAAAAGTTATGAACGAAGCAAATGA
- a CDS encoding GNAT family N-acetyltransferase — translation MNEANDIRILSWHPAYQKDFEQLNSAWIKKDYTLEPIDIAVLGNPEEHIINHGGDIIFVAVDDKIAGTVAYKQLNEDTVEMTKMAVDESFQGRKLGWLLGCTLLLRAAEAGFSRMVLYSNTKQATAINMYRKLGFEEVELEKGGYERCNIKMAIALEKPPLGDLSKKLWEVVEATTEKLLRFSEEEASEKRLPSKWSKKEILGHLIDSAVNNYTRFVRAQHAEYVELPGYNQDFWVEVRAYQRTDWKEIINIWRIQNLHIVRILPLIPARALQHICVIGPNAPVSLQYIAEDYLRHLNHHLAQIFPVHANY, via the coding sequence ATGAACGAAGCAAATGACATCCGCATCTTATCCTGGCATCCTGCCTATCAGAAAGATTTTGAGCAGCTGAACAGTGCCTGGATCAAAAAGGATTACACATTAGAGCCGATAGACATTGCCGTGCTGGGCAATCCGGAGGAACATATCATCAACCATGGCGGAGATATCATCTTTGTAGCGGTGGATGATAAAATAGCCGGTACCGTTGCATATAAGCAATTGAATGAAGATACAGTAGAGATGACGAAGATGGCCGTGGATGAAAGCTTCCAGGGCCGTAAACTGGGCTGGCTGCTGGGCTGCACTTTATTACTGCGTGCTGCGGAAGCCGGTTTCAGCCGCATGGTATTATATTCCAACACCAAACAGGCCACTGCTATCAATATGTACCGCAAGCTGGGATTTGAAGAAGTGGAGCTGGAGAAAGGCGGTTATGAAAGATGTAATATCAAAATGGCCATCGCGTTAGAAAAGCCGCCGCTGGGAGACCTGAGCAAAAAACTCTGGGAAGTGGTGGAAGCTACCACCGAAAAACTTCTTCGCTTTTCAGAAGAAGAAGCCAGCGAAAAAAGGCTGCCTTCCAAATGGAGCAAAAAAGAAATACTCGGTCACCTTATAGATTCTGCCGTGAATAACTATACCCGCTTTGTGAGAGCGCAGCATGCGGAGTACGTGGAACTGCCGGGTTATAACCAGGATTTCTGGGTAGAGGTACGGGCTTATCAGCGAACAGACTGGAAAGAGATCATCAACATCTGGCGCATACAGAACCTGCACATTGTACGCATCCTGCCACTCATACCGGCCAGGGCTTTGCAGCACATCTGTGTGATAGGGCCTAATGCCCCTGTGTCCTTACAATACATTGCAGAAGATTACCTGCGTCACCTGAACCATCACCTGGCTCAAATATTTCCTGTACATGCAAATTACTAA